One window of the Sulfitobacter alexandrii genome contains the following:
- a CDS encoding M24 family metallopeptidase: MAHLNRVLAQRLMGAQGIDALVLFSPEAFVHATGGAPGVATMWRQEGAVAVLVPADPDMPETVVVSDLFAAALRRGSHIGDIRESPIWVEAMTLTALDPDGDLASVFGDVWDGRQRPPGNIRPETFDPAVCYRHLRDALAEKGMASGRIGVEMSAVSANGYPALADALAPAALVDGTGICRRLRAVKSPAEIALLRRAVSVAETGIVAVRDAIGPGVSRGDLAGAWAAAVASAGSGAPMTGHWEYISIGTDPWGGEAVAATGDLVKVDVGCLMQGYTSDSGRTFVVGPPRRVQTELHDALMAGFEAGAALLHPGVALSEVHRATQAAIRGRGLTGYCRGHFGHSLGTGPGTEEWPFISAGAGTSLEAGMVMAFECPIYVNGIGGMIIEDQFEITEGGPVSMNSLPRELVAC; encoded by the coding sequence ATGGCGCATTTGAACCGCGTTTTGGCGCAGCGATTGATGGGTGCGCAGGGCATCGACGCGCTGGTGCTTTTCTCGCCCGAAGCTTTCGTCCACGCGACCGGCGGCGCGCCGGGGGTGGCGACGATGTGGCGGCAGGAGGGGGCGGTCGCCGTCCTGGTGCCGGCGGATCCCGACATGCCGGAAACCGTGGTCGTCAGCGACCTCTTCGCGGCCGCGTTGCGGCGCGGCAGCCATATCGGGGACATTCGCGAAAGTCCGATCTGGGTGGAAGCCATGACACTGACCGCGCTGGACCCTGACGGCGACCTTGCGTCCGTGTTCGGAGACGTCTGGGACGGGCGGCAGCGCCCTCCCGGCAACATCCGACCCGAGACGTTCGACCCCGCGGTCTGCTATCGTCATCTGCGCGACGCTTTGGCGGAGAAGGGCATGGCGTCGGGTCGGATCGGGGTGGAAATGTCGGCCGTGTCCGCGAATGGATACCCGGCGCTGGCCGATGCGCTGGCTCCCGCGGCGTTGGTCGATGGCACGGGGATCTGCCGCCGCCTGCGGGCGGTGAAATCCCCTGCCGAAATCGCCTTGCTGCGCCGTGCCGTGTCCGTGGCCGAAACGGGGATCGTCGCGGTCCGGGATGCCATCGGCCCCGGTGTCTCGCGCGGCGACCTTGCCGGGGCCTGGGCGGCGGCGGTGGCTTCGGCCGGGTCCGGCGCCCCGATGACAGGACACTGGGAATACATCTCGATCGGGACCGACCCCTGGGGCGGCGAGGCGGTGGCGGCGACGGGGGATCTGGTCAAGGTGGACGTGGGCTGCCTGATGCAGGGCTATACCTCCGACAGCGGCCGGACGTTCGTGGTGGGTCCGCCCCGGCGCGTCCAGACCGAACTGCACGACGCGCTGATGGCCGGGTTCGAGGCGGGGGCCGCGCTGCTGCACCCGGGGGTAGCGCTGTCGGAAGTTCACCGCGCCACGCAGGCCGCGATCCGGGGCAGGGGCCTGACGGGCTATTGCCGCGGTCACTTCGGCCACAGTCTCGGGACCGGGCCGGGAACCGAGGAATGGCCGTTCATTTCGGCCGGCGCCGGCACAAGCCTAGAGGCGGGCATGGTGATGGCATTCGAATGCCCGATCTATGTCAACGGGATCGGCGGGATGATCATCGAGGACCAGTTCGAGATCACGGAGGGCGGTCCGGTTTCGATGAACAGCCTGCCACGGGAGCTCGTGGCCTGCTGA